From one Balaenoptera acutorostrata chromosome 6, mBalAcu1.1, whole genome shotgun sequence genomic stretch:
- the ENTPD8 gene encoding ectonucleoside triphosphate diphosphohydrolase 8 isoform X6, with amino-acid sequence MGLTRKEQVFTALLGAAAVSGLTTLILFLVEATNVLLPADTKFGIVFDAGSSHTSLFVYQWLANKENDTGVVSQALACQAKGPGISSYASDPAQAGESLQGCLEEALALIPKAKHQQTPMFLGATAGMRLLSQKNSSQAEDVFAAVNRVLSRSPVDFWGAELLAGQDEGALGWVTINYVLGLLVKYSFSGEWIRPLEGTLVGALDMGDASTQITFVPGGPTLDRTTQATFRLYGTERSVYTHSYLCFGRDQMLNRLLAGLVQSSPGLLVRHPCYHSGYRGTLALAALYGSPCIQAAAPRDLGQNLTVEGTGNPGACVAAIRGLFNFSSCDGRGDCAFDGVYQPPVRGQFYAFSNFYHTFHFLNLTSRPPLATANATVWEFCQRPWKLVEASSPGQDRWLRDYCASGLYVLTLLLEGYGFSQETWGGIEFRKQAGGTDIGWTLGYMLNLTSLIPAEAPAQWRAQSYGIWVAGVVFLVLTLMAILGATAVQLWRRD; translated from the exons ATGGGGCTGACACGGAAGGAACAGGTCTTCACAGCCCTGCTGGGGGCTGCAGCGGTCTCAGGCCTCACCACGCTCATTCTCTTCCTGGTGGAGGCCACCAATGTCCTCCTGCCCGCAGACACCAAG TTCGGGATCGTGTTCGACGCTGGGTCCTCCCACACATCACTCTTTGTGTATCAGTGGCTGGCAAACAAGGAGAATGACACAGGTGTGGTCAGCCAGGCCCTGGCCTGCCAGGCGAAAG GGCCTGGCATCTCTTCCTACGCCTCCGACCCTGCACAGGCTGGCGAGAGCCTgcagggctgcctggaggaggcgcTGGCACTGATCCCAAAGGCCAAGCATCAGCAAACGCCCATGTTCCTGGGGGCCACGGCTGGCATGAGGCTGCTCAG CCAGAAGAACAGCTCTCAGGCGGAGGACGTCTTCGCAGCAGTCAACCGGGTCCTGAGCCGGTCTCCCGTGGACTTCTGGGGCGCTGAGCTCCTGGCTGGGCAGGACGAAGGGGCCTTAGGTTGGGTCACCATCAACTACGTCCTGGGCCTGCTGGTGAAG TACTCCTTCTCCGGAGAATGGATCCGGCCTCTGGAGGGGACGTTGGTGGGCGCCCTGGACATGGGTGACGCCTCCACCCAGATCACCTTTGTGCCTGGAGGCCCCACCCTGGACAGGACCACCCAGGCCACCTTCCGCCTCTATGGTACAGAACGCAGTGTCTACACCCACAGCTACCTCTGCTTCGGGCGCGACCAGATGCTGAACCGGCTCCTGGCCGGGCTGGTGCAG aGCAGCCCGGGCCTCCTGGTGCGTCACCCCTGCTACCACAGCGGCTACCGGGGCACGCTGGCCCTGGCCGCCCTGTACGGGTCGCCCTGCATCCAGGCCGCGGCCCCCCGAGACCTCGGCCAGAACCTCACTGTGGAGGGGACGGGGAACCCCGGGGCCTGTGTCGCCGCCATCCGGGGTCTCTTCAACTTCTCCAGCTGCGACGGCCGAGGAGACTGCGCCTTCGACGGGGTCTACCAGCCCCCCGTGCGGGGCCAGTTCTAC gccttctCCAACTTCTACCACACGTTCCACTTCCTGAACCTCACCTCCAGGCCGCCGCTGGCCACGGCCAACGCCACTGTCTGGGAGTTCTGCCAGAGGCCCTGGAAGCTG GTGGAGGCGAGCTCGCCCGGGCAGGACCGCTGGCTGCGCGACTACTGTGCCTCTGGCCTGTACGTCCTCACGCTCCTGCTGGAGGGCTACGGGTTCAGCCAGGAGACCTGGGGCGGCATCGAGTTCCGCAAGCAG GCCGGTGGCACCGACATCGGCTGGACGCTCGGCTACATGCTGAACCTGACCAGCTTGATCCCAGCCGAGGCGCCCGCCCAGTGGCGGGCACAGAGCTATGGCATCTGGGTGGCTGGAGTCGTCTTTTTGGTGCTGACCCTCATGGCCATTCTCGGGGCCACTGCGGTGCAGCTCTGGCGCCGGGACTAG
- the ENTPD8 gene encoding ectonucleoside triphosphate diphosphohydrolase 8 isoform X2 encodes MSSCPQTPSSGSCSTLGPPTHHSLCISGWQTRRMTQVWSARPWPARRKCCVSGPGISSYASDPAQAGESLQGCLEEALALIPKAKHQQTPMFLGATAGMRLLSQKNSSQAEDVFAAVNRVLSRSPVDFWGAELLAGQDEGALGWVTINYVLGLLVKYSFSGEWIRPLEGTLVGALDMGDASTQITFVPGGPTLDRTTQATFRLYGTERSVYTHSYLCFGRDQMLNRLLAGLVQSSPGLLVRHPCYHSGYRGTLALAALYGSPCIQAAAPRDLGQNLTVEGTGNPGACVAAIRGLFNFSSCDGRGDCAFDGVYQPPVRGQFYAFSNFYHTFHFLNLTSRPPLATANATVWEFCQRPWKLVGGCGPPAPQLGPSSPGCRLHRAGTPSQAVRPGGWGAPGRRLRVTSPRGTSRGDPGGEASRGSWPPGPPGGGELARAGPLAARLLCLWPVRPHAPAGGLRVQPGDLGRHRVPQAGRWHRHRLDARLHAEPDQLDPSRGARPVAGTELWHLGGWSRLFGADPHGHSRGHCGAALAPGLGRLPAGAGRQRPELAGAFLSPDPQGLPCGLWPHGHMAPFCPWGHSGHGGCAVAPTVAFRSQRPSVFPMLHEGWAIATPAALRAV; translated from the exons ATGTCCTCCTGCCCGCAGACACCAAG TTCGGGATCGTGTTCGACGCTGGGTCCTCCCACACATCACTCTTTGTGTATCAGTGGCTGGCAAACAAGGAGAATGACACAGGTGTGGTCAGCCAGGCCCTGGCCTGCCAGGCGAAAG TGTTGTGTTTCAGGGCCTGGCATCTCTTCCTACGCCTCCGACCCTGCACAGGCTGGCGAGAGCCTgcagggctgcctggaggaggcgcTGGCACTGATCCCAAAGGCCAAGCATCAGCAAACGCCCATGTTCCTGGGGGCCACGGCTGGCATGAGGCTGCTCAG CCAGAAGAACAGCTCTCAGGCGGAGGACGTCTTCGCAGCAGTCAACCGGGTCCTGAGCCGGTCTCCCGTGGACTTCTGGGGCGCTGAGCTCCTGGCTGGGCAGGACGAAGGGGCCTTAGGTTGGGTCACCATCAACTACGTCCTGGGCCTGCTGGTGAAG TACTCCTTCTCCGGAGAATGGATCCGGCCTCTGGAGGGGACGTTGGTGGGCGCCCTGGACATGGGTGACGCCTCCACCCAGATCACCTTTGTGCCTGGAGGCCCCACCCTGGACAGGACCACCCAGGCCACCTTCCGCCTCTATGGTACAGAACGCAGTGTCTACACCCACAGCTACCTCTGCTTCGGGCGCGACCAGATGCTGAACCGGCTCCTGGCCGGGCTGGTGCAG aGCAGCCCGGGCCTCCTGGTGCGTCACCCCTGCTACCACAGCGGCTACCGGGGCACGCTGGCCCTGGCCGCCCTGTACGGGTCGCCCTGCATCCAGGCCGCGGCCCCCCGAGACCTCGGCCAGAACCTCACTGTGGAGGGGACGGGGAACCCCGGGGCCTGTGTCGCCGCCATCCGGGGTCTCTTCAACTTCTCCAGCTGCGACGGCCGAGGAGACTGCGCCTTCGACGGGGTCTACCAGCCCCCCGTGCGGGGCCAGTTCTAC gccttctCCAACTTCTACCACACGTTCCACTTCCTGAACCTCACCTCCAGGCCGCCGCTGGCCACGGCCAACGCCACTGTCTGGGAGTTCTGCCAGAGGCCCTGGAAGCTGGTGGGTGGATGTGGGCCGCCCGCCCCCCAGCTGGGCCCCAGCTCCCCGGGCTGCAGACTCCACCGAGCAGGGACCCCGTCCCAGGCAGTGCggccggggggctggggggctccAGGCAGGAGACTCAGGGTCACGTCTCCGAGGGGGACCAGCCGTGGGGACCCAGGAGGTGAGGCCTCACGGGGCTCCTGGCCTCCCGGGCCCCCAGGTGGAGGCGAGCTCGCCCGGGCAGGACCGCTGGCTGCGCGACTACTGTGCCTCTGGCCTGTACGTCCTCACGCTCCTGCTGGAGGGCTACGGGTTCAGCCAGGAGACCTGGGGCGGCATCGAGTTCCGCAAGCAG GCCGGTGGCACCGACATCGGCTGGACGCTCGGCTACATGCTGAACCTGACCAGCTTGATCCCAGCCGAGGCGCCCGCCCAGTGGCGGGCACAGAGCTATGGCATCTGGGTGGCTGGAGTCGTCTTTTTGGTGCTGACCCTCATGGCCATTCTCGGGGCCACTGCGGTGCAGCTCTGGCGCCGGGACTAGGCCGGCTGCCAGCTGGTGCTGGACGGCAGAGGCCTGAGCTGGCCGGAGCCTTCCTGAGCCCCGACCCCCAAGGCTTGCCCTGTGGTCTCTGGCCCCATGGTCACATGGCCCCCTTTTGCCCTTGGGGTCATTCTGGCCACGGAGGCTGTGCCGTGGCCCCGACCGTGGCCTTCAGGTCCCAGCGCCCCAGCGTGTTTCCCATGTTGCACGAAGGCTGGGCCATCGCGACCCCTGCGGCCCTCAGGGCTGTGTGA
- the ENTPD8 gene encoding ectonucleoside triphosphate diphosphohydrolase 8 isoform X4, with amino-acid sequence MGLTRKEQVFTALLGAAAVSGLTTLILFLVEATNVLLPADTKFGIVFDAGSSHTSLFVYQWLANKENDTGVVSQALACQAKGPGISSYASDPAQAGESLQGCLEEALALIPKAKHQQTPMFLGATAGMRLLSQKNSSQAEDVFAAVNRVLSRSPVDFWGAELLAGQDEGALGWVTINYVLGLLVKYSFSGEWIRPLEGTLVGALDMGDASTQITFVPGGPTLDRTTQATFRLYEQPGPPGASPLLPQRLPGHAGPGRPVRVALHPGRGPPRPRPEPHCGGDGEPRGLCRRHPGSLQLLQLRRPRRLRLRRGLPAPRAGPVLRLLQLLPHVPLPEPHLQAAAGHGQRHCLGVLPEALEAGGGELARAGPLAARLLCLWPVRPHAPAGGLRVQPGDLGRHRVPQAGRWHRHRLDARLHAEPDQLDPSRGARPVAGTELWHLGGWSRLFGADPHGHSRGHCGAALAPGLGRLPAGAGRQRPELAGAFLSPDPQGLPCGLWPHGHMAPFCPWGHSGHGGCAVAPTVAFRSQRPSVFPMLHEGWAIATPAALRAV; translated from the exons ATGGGGCTGACACGGAAGGAACAGGTCTTCACAGCCCTGCTGGGGGCTGCAGCGGTCTCAGGCCTCACCACGCTCATTCTCTTCCTGGTGGAGGCCACCAATGTCCTCCTGCCCGCAGACACCAAG TTCGGGATCGTGTTCGACGCTGGGTCCTCCCACACATCACTCTTTGTGTATCAGTGGCTGGCAAACAAGGAGAATGACACAGGTGTGGTCAGCCAGGCCCTGGCCTGCCAGGCGAAAG GGCCTGGCATCTCTTCCTACGCCTCCGACCCTGCACAGGCTGGCGAGAGCCTgcagggctgcctggaggaggcgcTGGCACTGATCCCAAAGGCCAAGCATCAGCAAACGCCCATGTTCCTGGGGGCCACGGCTGGCATGAGGCTGCTCAG CCAGAAGAACAGCTCTCAGGCGGAGGACGTCTTCGCAGCAGTCAACCGGGTCCTGAGCCGGTCTCCCGTGGACTTCTGGGGCGCTGAGCTCCTGGCTGGGCAGGACGAAGGGGCCTTAGGTTGGGTCACCATCAACTACGTCCTGGGCCTGCTGGTGAAG TACTCCTTCTCCGGAGAATGGATCCGGCCTCTGGAGGGGACGTTGGTGGGCGCCCTGGACATGGGTGACGCCTCCACCCAGATCACCTTTGTGCCTGGAGGCCCCACCCTGGACAGGACCACCCAGGCCACCTTCCGCCTCTATG aGCAGCCCGGGCCTCCTGGTGCGTCACCCCTGCTACCACAGCGGCTACCGGGGCACGCTGGCCCTGGCCGCCCTGTACGGGTCGCCCTGCATCCAGGCCGCGGCCCCCCGAGACCTCGGCCAGAACCTCACTGTGGAGGGGACGGGGAACCCCGGGGCCTGTGTCGCCGCCATCCGGGGTCTCTTCAACTTCTCCAGCTGCGACGGCCGAGGAGACTGCGCCTTCGACGGGGTCTACCAGCCCCCCGTGCGGGGCCAGTTCTAC gccttctCCAACTTCTACCACACGTTCCACTTCCTGAACCTCACCTCCAGGCCGCCGCTGGCCACGGCCAACGCCACTGTCTGGGAGTTCTGCCAGAGGCCCTGGAAGCTG GTGGAGGCGAGCTCGCCCGGGCAGGACCGCTGGCTGCGCGACTACTGTGCCTCTGGCCTGTACGTCCTCACGCTCCTGCTGGAGGGCTACGGGTTCAGCCAGGAGACCTGGGGCGGCATCGAGTTCCGCAAGCAG GCCGGTGGCACCGACATCGGCTGGACGCTCGGCTACATGCTGAACCTGACCAGCTTGATCCCAGCCGAGGCGCCCGCCCAGTGGCGGGCACAGAGCTATGGCATCTGGGTGGCTGGAGTCGTCTTTTTGGTGCTGACCCTCATGGCCATTCTCGGGGCCACTGCGGTGCAGCTCTGGCGCCGGGACTAGGCCGGCTGCCAGCTGGTGCTGGACGGCAGAGGCCTGAGCTGGCCGGAGCCTTCCTGAGCCCCGACCCCCAAGGCTTGCCCTGTGGTCTCTGGCCCCATGGTCACATGGCCCCCTTTTGCCCTTGGGGTCATTCTGGCCACGGAGGCTGTGCCGTGGCCCCGACCGTGGCCTTCAGGTCCCAGCGCCCCAGCGTGTTTCCCATGTTGCACGAAGGCTGGGCCATCGCGACCCCTGCGGCCCTCAGGGCTGTGTGA
- the ENTPD8 gene encoding ectonucleoside triphosphate diphosphohydrolase 8 isoform X7, producing MLNRLLAGLVQSSPGLLVRHPCYHSGYRGTLALAALYGSPCIQAAAPRDLGQNLTVEGTGNPGACVAAIRGLFNFSSCDGRGDCAFDGVYQPPVRGQFYAFSNFYHTFHFLNLTSRPPLATANATVWEFCQRPWKLVGGCGPPAPQLGPSSPGCRLHRAGTPSQAVRPGGWGAPGRRLRVTSPRGTSRGDPGGEASRGSWPPGPPGGGELARAGPLAARLLCLWPVRPHAPAGGLRVQPGDLGRHRVPQAGRWHRHRLDARLHAEPDQLDPSRGARPVAGTELWHLGGWSRLFGADPHGHSRGHCGAALAPGLGRLPAGAGRQRPELAGAFLSPDPQGLPCGLWPHGHMAPFCPWGHSGHGGCAVAPTVAFRSQRPSVFPMLHEGWAIATPAALRAV from the exons ATGCTGAACCGGCTCCTGGCCGGGCTGGTGCAG aGCAGCCCGGGCCTCCTGGTGCGTCACCCCTGCTACCACAGCGGCTACCGGGGCACGCTGGCCCTGGCCGCCCTGTACGGGTCGCCCTGCATCCAGGCCGCGGCCCCCCGAGACCTCGGCCAGAACCTCACTGTGGAGGGGACGGGGAACCCCGGGGCCTGTGTCGCCGCCATCCGGGGTCTCTTCAACTTCTCCAGCTGCGACGGCCGAGGAGACTGCGCCTTCGACGGGGTCTACCAGCCCCCCGTGCGGGGCCAGTTCTAC gccttctCCAACTTCTACCACACGTTCCACTTCCTGAACCTCACCTCCAGGCCGCCGCTGGCCACGGCCAACGCCACTGTCTGGGAGTTCTGCCAGAGGCCCTGGAAGCTGGTGGGTGGATGTGGGCCGCCCGCCCCCCAGCTGGGCCCCAGCTCCCCGGGCTGCAGACTCCACCGAGCAGGGACCCCGTCCCAGGCAGTGCggccggggggctggggggctccAGGCAGGAGACTCAGGGTCACGTCTCCGAGGGGGACCAGCCGTGGGGACCCAGGAGGTGAGGCCTCACGGGGCTCCTGGCCTCCCGGGCCCCCAGGTGGAGGCGAGCTCGCCCGGGCAGGACCGCTGGCTGCGCGACTACTGTGCCTCTGGCCTGTACGTCCTCACGCTCCTGCTGGAGGGCTACGGGTTCAGCCAGGAGACCTGGGGCGGCATCGAGTTCCGCAAGCAG GCCGGTGGCACCGACATCGGCTGGACGCTCGGCTACATGCTGAACCTGACCAGCTTGATCCCAGCCGAGGCGCCCGCCCAGTGGCGGGCACAGAGCTATGGCATCTGGGTGGCTGGAGTCGTCTTTTTGGTGCTGACCCTCATGGCCATTCTCGGGGCCACTGCGGTGCAGCTCTGGCGCCGGGACTAGGCCGGCTGCCAGCTGGTGCTGGACGGCAGAGGCCTGAGCTGGCCGGAGCCTTCCTGAGCCCCGACCCCCAAGGCTTGCCCTGTGGTCTCTGGCCCCATGGTCACATGGCCCCCTTTTGCCCTTGGGGTCATTCTGGCCACGGAGGCTGTGCCGTGGCCCCGACCGTGGCCTTCAGGTCCCAGCGCCCCAGCGTGTTTCCCATGTTGCACGAAGGCTGGGCCATCGCGACCCCTGCGGCCCTCAGGGCTGTGTGA
- the ENTPD8 gene encoding ectonucleoside triphosphate diphosphohydrolase 8 isoform X1, translating into MGLTRKEQVFTALLGAAAVSGLTTLILFLVEATNVLLPADTKFGIVFDAGSSHTSLFVYQWLANKENDTGVVSQALACQAKGPGISSYASDPAQAGESLQGCLEEALALIPKAKHQQTPMFLGATAGMRLLSQKNSSQAEDVFAAVNRVLSRSPVDFWGAELLAGQDEGALGWVTINYVLGLLVKYSFSGEWIRPLEGTLVGALDMGDASTQITFVPGGPTLDRTTQATFRLYGTERSVYTHSYLCFGRDQMLNRLLAGLVQSSPGLLVRHPCYHSGYRGTLALAALYGSPCIQAAAPRDLGQNLTVEGTGNPGACVAAIRGLFNFSSCDGRGDCAFDGVYQPPVRGQFYAFSNFYHTFHFLNLTSRPPLATANATVWEFCQRPWKLVGGCGPPAPQLGPSSPGCRLHRAGTPSQAVRPGGWGAPGRRLRVTSPRGTSRGDPGGEASRGSWPPGPPGGGELARAGPLAARLLCLWPVRPHAPAGGLRVQPGDLGRHRVPQAGRWHRHRLDARLHAEPDQLDPSRGARPVAGTELWHLGGWSRLFGADPHGHSRGHCGAALAPGLGRLPAGAGRQRPELAGAFLSPDPQGLPCGLWPHGHMAPFCPWGHSGHGGCAVAPTVAFRSQRPSVFPMLHEGWAIATPAALRAV; encoded by the exons ATGGGGCTGACACGGAAGGAACAGGTCTTCACAGCCCTGCTGGGGGCTGCAGCGGTCTCAGGCCTCACCACGCTCATTCTCTTCCTGGTGGAGGCCACCAATGTCCTCCTGCCCGCAGACACCAAG TTCGGGATCGTGTTCGACGCTGGGTCCTCCCACACATCACTCTTTGTGTATCAGTGGCTGGCAAACAAGGAGAATGACACAGGTGTGGTCAGCCAGGCCCTGGCCTGCCAGGCGAAAG GGCCTGGCATCTCTTCCTACGCCTCCGACCCTGCACAGGCTGGCGAGAGCCTgcagggctgcctggaggaggcgcTGGCACTGATCCCAAAGGCCAAGCATCAGCAAACGCCCATGTTCCTGGGGGCCACGGCTGGCATGAGGCTGCTCAG CCAGAAGAACAGCTCTCAGGCGGAGGACGTCTTCGCAGCAGTCAACCGGGTCCTGAGCCGGTCTCCCGTGGACTTCTGGGGCGCTGAGCTCCTGGCTGGGCAGGACGAAGGGGCCTTAGGTTGGGTCACCATCAACTACGTCCTGGGCCTGCTGGTGAAG TACTCCTTCTCCGGAGAATGGATCCGGCCTCTGGAGGGGACGTTGGTGGGCGCCCTGGACATGGGTGACGCCTCCACCCAGATCACCTTTGTGCCTGGAGGCCCCACCCTGGACAGGACCACCCAGGCCACCTTCCGCCTCTATGGTACAGAACGCAGTGTCTACACCCACAGCTACCTCTGCTTCGGGCGCGACCAGATGCTGAACCGGCTCCTGGCCGGGCTGGTGCAG aGCAGCCCGGGCCTCCTGGTGCGTCACCCCTGCTACCACAGCGGCTACCGGGGCACGCTGGCCCTGGCCGCCCTGTACGGGTCGCCCTGCATCCAGGCCGCGGCCCCCCGAGACCTCGGCCAGAACCTCACTGTGGAGGGGACGGGGAACCCCGGGGCCTGTGTCGCCGCCATCCGGGGTCTCTTCAACTTCTCCAGCTGCGACGGCCGAGGAGACTGCGCCTTCGACGGGGTCTACCAGCCCCCCGTGCGGGGCCAGTTCTAC gccttctCCAACTTCTACCACACGTTCCACTTCCTGAACCTCACCTCCAGGCCGCCGCTGGCCACGGCCAACGCCACTGTCTGGGAGTTCTGCCAGAGGCCCTGGAAGCTGGTGGGTGGATGTGGGCCGCCCGCCCCCCAGCTGGGCCCCAGCTCCCCGGGCTGCAGACTCCACCGAGCAGGGACCCCGTCCCAGGCAGTGCggccggggggctggggggctccAGGCAGGAGACTCAGGGTCACGTCTCCGAGGGGGACCAGCCGTGGGGACCCAGGAGGTGAGGCCTCACGGGGCTCCTGGCCTCCCGGGCCCCCAGGTGGAGGCGAGCTCGCCCGGGCAGGACCGCTGGCTGCGCGACTACTGTGCCTCTGGCCTGTACGTCCTCACGCTCCTGCTGGAGGGCTACGGGTTCAGCCAGGAGACCTGGGGCGGCATCGAGTTCCGCAAGCAG GCCGGTGGCACCGACATCGGCTGGACGCTCGGCTACATGCTGAACCTGACCAGCTTGATCCCAGCCGAGGCGCCCGCCCAGTGGCGGGCACAGAGCTATGGCATCTGGGTGGCTGGAGTCGTCTTTTTGGTGCTGACCCTCATGGCCATTCTCGGGGCCACTGCGGTGCAGCTCTGGCGCCGGGACTAGGCCGGCTGCCAGCTGGTGCTGGACGGCAGAGGCCTGAGCTGGCCGGAGCCTTCCTGAGCCCCGACCCCCAAGGCTTGCCCTGTGGTCTCTGGCCCCATGGTCACATGGCCCCCTTTTGCCCTTGGGGTCATTCTGGCCACGGAGGCTGTGCCGTGGCCCCGACCGTGGCCTTCAGGTCCCAGCGCCCCAGCGTGTTTCCCATGTTGCACGAAGGCTGGGCCATCGCGACCCCTGCGGCCCTCAGGGCTGTGTGA
- the ENTPD8 gene encoding ectonucleoside triphosphate diphosphohydrolase 8 isoform X5, giving the protein MGLTRKEQVFTALLGAAAVSGLTTLILFLVEATNVLLPADTKFGIVFDAGSSHTSLFVYQWLANKENDTGVVSQALACQAKGPGISSYASDPAQAGESLQGCLEEALALIPKAKHQQTPMFLGATAGMRLLSQKNSSQAEDVFAAVNRVLSRSPVDFWGAELLAGQDEGALGWVTINYVLGLLVKLPLLRARPDAEPAPGRAGAEQPGPPGASPLLPQRLPGHAGPGRPVRVALHPGRGPPRPRPEPHCGGDGEPRGLCRRHPGSLQLLQLRRPRRLRLRRGLPAPRAGPVLRLLQLLPHVPLPEPHLQAAAGHGQRHCLGVLPEALEAGGGELARAGPLAARLLCLWPVRPHAPAGGLRVQPGDLGRHRVPQAGRWHRHRLDARLHAEPDQLDPSRGARPVAGTELWHLGGWSRLFGADPHGHSRGHCGAALAPGLGRLPAGAGRQRPELAGAFLSPDPQGLPCGLWPHGHMAPFCPWGHSGHGGCAVAPTVAFRSQRPSVFPMLHEGWAIATPAALRAV; this is encoded by the exons ATGGGGCTGACACGGAAGGAACAGGTCTTCACAGCCCTGCTGGGGGCTGCAGCGGTCTCAGGCCTCACCACGCTCATTCTCTTCCTGGTGGAGGCCACCAATGTCCTCCTGCCCGCAGACACCAAG TTCGGGATCGTGTTCGACGCTGGGTCCTCCCACACATCACTCTTTGTGTATCAGTGGCTGGCAAACAAGGAGAATGACACAGGTGTGGTCAGCCAGGCCCTGGCCTGCCAGGCGAAAG GGCCTGGCATCTCTTCCTACGCCTCCGACCCTGCACAGGCTGGCGAGAGCCTgcagggctgcctggaggaggcgcTGGCACTGATCCCAAAGGCCAAGCATCAGCAAACGCCCATGTTCCTGGGGGCCACGGCTGGCATGAGGCTGCTCAG CCAGAAGAACAGCTCTCAGGCGGAGGACGTCTTCGCAGCAGTCAACCGGGTCCTGAGCCGGTCTCCCGTGGACTTCTGGGGCGCTGAGCTCCTGGCTGGGCAGGACGAAGGGGCCTTAGGTTGGGTCACCATCAACTACGTCCTGGGCCTGCTGGTGAAG CTACCTCTGCTTCGGGCGCGACCAGATGCTGAACCGGCTCCTGGCCGGGCTGGTGCAG aGCAGCCCGGGCCTCCTGGTGCGTCACCCCTGCTACCACAGCGGCTACCGGGGCACGCTGGCCCTGGCCGCCCTGTACGGGTCGCCCTGCATCCAGGCCGCGGCCCCCCGAGACCTCGGCCAGAACCTCACTGTGGAGGGGACGGGGAACCCCGGGGCCTGTGTCGCCGCCATCCGGGGTCTCTTCAACTTCTCCAGCTGCGACGGCCGAGGAGACTGCGCCTTCGACGGGGTCTACCAGCCCCCCGTGCGGGGCCAGTTCTAC gccttctCCAACTTCTACCACACGTTCCACTTCCTGAACCTCACCTCCAGGCCGCCGCTGGCCACGGCCAACGCCACTGTCTGGGAGTTCTGCCAGAGGCCCTGGAAGCTG GTGGAGGCGAGCTCGCCCGGGCAGGACCGCTGGCTGCGCGACTACTGTGCCTCTGGCCTGTACGTCCTCACGCTCCTGCTGGAGGGCTACGGGTTCAGCCAGGAGACCTGGGGCGGCATCGAGTTCCGCAAGCAG GCCGGTGGCACCGACATCGGCTGGACGCTCGGCTACATGCTGAACCTGACCAGCTTGATCCCAGCCGAGGCGCCCGCCCAGTGGCGGGCACAGAGCTATGGCATCTGGGTGGCTGGAGTCGTCTTTTTGGTGCTGACCCTCATGGCCATTCTCGGGGCCACTGCGGTGCAGCTCTGGCGCCGGGACTAGGCCGGCTGCCAGCTGGTGCTGGACGGCAGAGGCCTGAGCTGGCCGGAGCCTTCCTGAGCCCCGACCCCCAAGGCTTGCCCTGTGGTCTCTGGCCCCATGGTCACATGGCCCCCTTTTGCCCTTGGGGTCATTCTGGCCACGGAGGCTGTGCCGTGGCCCCGACCGTGGCCTTCAGGTCCCAGCGCCCCAGCGTGTTTCCCATGTTGCACGAAGGCTGGGCCATCGCGACCCCTGCGGCCCTCAGGGCTGTGTGA